Below is a window of Moorella thermoacetica DNA.
TAAGGGACCGCCGTCTGAGTATCCTCTGGACAGTCGTACGGATTTGGTTGGGCTGGCAGTGGTTGCAGGCAGGCCTGCACAAGCTAGCGGACCCCAAGTGGATGGAAACCGGCGTAGCCCTCAAGGGATACTGGACCAAAGCCGTAGGTACCCCCGGACTTATCCATTACGGATGGTATAAAGCTTTTCTCAACGGGTTGTTAAATAGCGGTTCTCACACCTGGTTTGCCAAGTTTGTAGCGGTAGGGGAGTTTTTGACGGGTGTGGGCCTCATTCTGGGGGCGCTGACGGTAGTCGCGCTGGTTGCAGGGGCTTTCATGAATCTCAATTATATGCTGGCCGGAACTACTAGCACAAACCCCGTCCTGTACACTCTGGCTATCATTTTGCTGCTGGCCGGCAGTGCGACCTATTACTATGGCGTTGACCGCTTTCTCTTCAATTACCTGCGGCGGGAGAGAAAAGATACTCTAAATAATCCTGTACCAGCCCATAAGTAATAACAGGTTGCCCCGGATAACTCCGGTTTCATGAGAAACCGGAGTTGTCCTTTTCCTGTCGGCTGGGTTTCAGAGAGAAAACCTTTTGACAGCCGGTAGGAGCATGTGTTATACTATCTTTGCTAGACGTGGAGGGGTGTCCGAGTGGTTTATGGAGCTGGTCTTGAAAACCAGTGATGCTCTTGACGGGCACCGTGGGTTCGAATCCCACCCCCTCCGCCAGTAAGCGAACGTGGAGAGATGGCCGAGTAGGTCGAAGGCGGTCGCCTGCTAAGCGATTGTACAGGACTAAAACCTGTACCGTGGGTTCGAATCCCACTCTCTCCGCCATAATCAACTGGCGCCTTACCAAGGCGCTAGTCGCCTTTTTACCTTTCGTTTCATGACTTGACGCGGGCCGGTAACTCTGTTAAAATAAACGTTGCCGGTAAAAAATAAAAACGCGCGCCCGTAGCTCAACGGGATAGAGTAACTGGCTACGAACCAGGAGGTTGGGGGTTCGAGTCCCTCCGGGCGCGCCATTTTTTATCTTTGCGTCTGTAGCTCAGGTGGATAGAGCAGCGGTTTCCTAAACCGCGTGCCGGGGGTTCGAGTCCCTCCAGGCGCACCAGGATAGCAGCGGGGTGGCCTTTATGGACCACCATTTCTATATGGGCGAGGCCCTGGACGAAGCCAGGAAGGCCTTTGATCTGGGGGAAGTTCCCATCGGAGCGGTAATAGTAGCAGGGGGGGAGATCATCGCCCGGGCCGGCAACCGCCGGGAAACCCTGGCTGACCCTACGGCCCATGCCGAGATCATCGCCCTCCGGGCAGCAGCCCGGGTACGAGGTGACTGGCGGTTAACAGGGGCTACTTTGTATGTCACCCTGGAACCCTGTCCCATGTGCGCCGGTGCCCTGGTCCAGGCCCGCATCCGCCAGCTGGTTTATGGGGCCCCGGACTTGCGCAGCGGGGCGGTAGATTCCGTGGTCAATCTGGTGGAGAATCCCCATTTTGACCATCAGGTAGAAGTGATCCCAGGCATCAGGGAGGAAGAGTGCCGGGAGCTAATAAAAAAGTTTTTCCAGATGCGGAGAGATGGCTGAGCTGGTTTAAGGCGCTCGACTCGAAATCGAGTGAAGGTGATGAGCCTTCCGTGGGTTCGAATCCCACTCTCTCCGCCAGTATAGTATAGGGGGGGTTCTGCCATTACAGGTGGAACCCCTTTTAGTACTTCGACAGGGAGCTATTTTTCCAGTATGATCAGAAATCCAAGGTTAAGCCCCATTATAAAATGGGCCGGCGGCAAGGAAAAGGAACTTCGTTACATCCTCCCCAACCTCCCCAGCGGGGTCCGCAATTACTATGAACCCTTTGTCGGCGGCGGGGCCGTCTTTTTTGCCGTTGACCGGCCGGCCATGTATATCAATGATAAAGCGCCGGAGCTAATTACCCTTTATAACATGATTCGCGAAAATAACCGGGATTTTTTTCAAACCCTGGAGGCCCTGGCCTGGAGCTGGGAACGCCTTACCATGGTTGTAAGGGATAATGGCACCATTTTGGAAGATATTTACAGAAAGTATGCCAGCGAGGTCTATTCCGGTACGCAATTGTCCCGGGCAGTGGCAGAGCTTATTAAAACGCGGGGGCAGGAGTTCAGGGAGATTCTGGCACCTTTTATTAACCCGGAAAACTTCTTCGGGGAAATAAAAAGAAACCTTCTCAACAAGATAACCAGGATGAAAAAAATTGCCGCCCGGAAGGGCGCCCTGGCCAGCAGGGATATCCTGGCCAACCTGGAAGGCGCCTTTAAAAGTGCTTTCTACATGCACTGCCGCTACCTGTACAACCATACCGCTACCTTCGGCTTGGGCCCGGGAACCGCCACCGCCCTCTTTTACTTTATCCGGGAATACTGCTATGCCGCCATGTTTCGTTATAACAGTCGGGGCGAATTTAACGTCCCTTACGGCGGTATTTCTTATAACGATAAGGATTTCGCCCGTAAGATAGCCTACCTCAAATCCCGTGAAGTACGCGAACACCTGGGTAAGGCCAGGATTTTTTGCCTGGATTTCGAAGAGTTTCTCCGCCAGACTGCCCCCGGGCCGGAGGATTTTATCTTCCTGGACCCGCCCTATGATAGTGATTTCAGCGCCTACGCCGGGATGTCTTTCGGACCAGCCGATCAGGAGCGCCTGGCAGCCTATCTCGCTGGCGCATGCCGGGCAAGGTTTATGCTGGTAATTAAAAATACGCCCTTTATTTACGACCTCTACCGGGATCACGGCTTTAGAATCCGGGCCTTTAACAAAAGATACCAGGTTAGTTTTCAGAACCGAAACGATAAGTCCGCGAGGCATCTGATGATTACCAACTACTGAGTTCCGGCGAAGTCTCCCGGCACGACGAACTTTAACCGGTGAGAGCGTGAAGATGCCACGCTGCCTTTTGTTTGCAGCGAGCAAGCTTCTACCGAAAGGAGAATCGATCGAAGGCTGGGGCGAGGGATGACTAAGGCAAAAGACGGCTTGCAATTAAGCCTAGTTAGCTGTATAATAAACTAGCTAACAGATTTAACTATAAACGACCATCAGTTTGGCGCGGAGAGATGGCTGAGTGGTCGAAGGCGCTCGCCTGGAGAGCGAGTAGACGGGTCACAATCCTGTCTCGTGGGTTCGAATCCCACTCTCTCCGCCATTTTAATTTTTCCAGATTTGACCGTGCTAGATGGGGAGGTAGCGGTGCCCTGTAACCCGCAAACCGCTATAGCGGGGTTGAAGTCCCACTGGCGGACCTGACCTGTGGGGTCCGGCCGGTGTAAGGGGCGAAGAGAACCGGGTCCTGCGCGACGAGAACTCATGAACCCCGTCAGGTCCGGGAGGAAGCAGCGGTAAGTGAGCAGCCTCGGGTGCCGCAGGGGTACCTGGTTGGAGTTACCTGCACCGGTAACGCCCGGAGGCCATGTTCAACAGTGGGTGCACGGTCACTTAAGGTGACAAGAAGGGATTATTCGGATG
It encodes the following:
- a CDS encoding DoxX family membrane protein produces the protein MLNLLRDRRLSILWTVVRIWLGWQWLQAGLHKLADPKWMETGVALKGYWTKAVGTPGLIHYGWYKAFLNGLLNSGSHTWFAKFVAVGEFLTGVGLILGALTVVALVAGAFMNLNYMLAGTTSTNPVLYTLAIILLLAGSATYYYGVDRFLFNYLRRERKDTLNNPVPAHK
- the tadA gene encoding tRNA adenosine(34) deaminase TadA translates to MDHHFYMGEALDEARKAFDLGEVPIGAVIVAGGEIIARAGNRRETLADPTAHAEIIALRAAARVRGDWRLTGATLYVTLEPCPMCAGALVQARIRQLVYGAPDLRSGAVDSVVNLVENPHFDHQVEVIPGIREEECRELIKKFFQMRRDG
- a CDS encoding DNA adenine methylase encodes the protein MIRNPRLSPIIKWAGGKEKELRYILPNLPSGVRNYYEPFVGGGAVFFAVDRPAMYINDKAPELITLYNMIRENNRDFFQTLEALAWSWERLTMVVRDNGTILEDIYRKYASEVYSGTQLSRAVAELIKTRGQEFREILAPFINPENFFGEIKRNLLNKITRMKKIAARKGALASRDILANLEGAFKSAFYMHCRYLYNHTATFGLGPGTATALFYFIREYCYAAMFRYNSRGEFNVPYGGISYNDKDFARKIAYLKSREVREHLGKARIFCLDFEEFLRQTAPGPEDFIFLDPPYDSDFSAYAGMSFGPADQERLAAYLAGACRARFMLVIKNTPFIYDLYRDHGFRIRAFNKRYQVSFQNRNDKSARHLMITNY